The DNA sequence TTTCAAGAGACATGTTTCAAGACGCAGCCTCCAAAATACTGAGGAAGGACAAGAAAAAAGGTGGGTGACAAAAATAATGCATTCACTTCTTTGCATGAAAATGGTTCTGTAACTCAATCcatgaagaaagggaaacaaCGAAAAACCACCACACCGTGCCAAAAATTAGGGGATAACAAAACTAGAGTCCCTTCTCCACCTAATTTTGTCCAGGTTCTGTAAATACATGTGAAAGATTCCTTCAACCAACAGAGAGAGCAATTGGGaggagaatctgaactgctaaaaGATCTAATTACCTTGTTATTATAAAATTCAGCCATCTGCCAACTTTCTTCCACGAATGCAATAGGCATGCTCATtcctagaaaagaaaaatgagaaattcAACAGTTGCCATCTGATTTAGAATGTGAGAAGATCAAAAAGTGTCTCACCGCAGTCTTTTCCAATGTAGGCAATCCATGCTAGAGCCGATAGACTATCAACAGCAGATTTCAGGTGGTTGAAGAAATCAGACCGGCGTCCTTCAGTCATTTTTGTAGCTTTCACGATCACATCATTCAATGGTTTGAGAAATTCAACCAAACCTGAGTTGTCTGGTTTCTACACAATCAAGATAAAAATTGAACCAGTATACAAATAAAAGCATCTTCGACAAAGAAAATAGTTTTACGGACTATTAGGCAGCATCTTCCTGTGCTTTCACTAATTAAAGCACATAAACCGCAAACATTTCAAGCAAAAGGTAAGAAAATAGAAATTCTAACTTGCTATGATGAAATACAAGGTGACAAAGTCTACACCTCTTTCTCGAACTACAGAAGTTCAATCAAAAAACCGGACAGCACATCACTTTTTCAGCTATCAAAAGATAACAAACAAGCACAATTCCATTTGAAATTCTGCTATCTCCGCATGGTTCAAGCAACAATTCCTAAGCTTCAAATAAGAGACTACGGAAGAGATTATTCATGGAGCTCAAACAACGTGGGGATactacaatgaaaaaaaaaaaacatacatacatattgcATCACATAAATCCTTGCAACTTCACTATTGTATGCACATCATTAAACAAAACTTACAATCACAATTCTGTAATTGTACGCAACCTGAGTTCCACTTTATGCAACTTAACTTAACTCAACATGGAGCTTAAGAGAAAGAAGACTTTGGAATTTCCCATTTTAAATATAACATAACATTTGTCTAACTATACAATTTTTTTAAGACTTATTCAACGTCTTTAAACATACTCCTTTCGTctcaatttatttatcttaatttcatttttagtctgtttcaaaaagaatatctctttccttttttggcaactcTTTACTTCTAACTTTCCACGTGACACATTCAAGACTACAAGATTAtaagacattttggtacattctacgtatatttaatttaagatcacGAGATTCAAAAGTGTCTACTTTCTTAAACACCGCATCAAGTCAAGTCAAAATCagataaacaaattgaaacggagggagtaacatTTTATGAGGCTATACAAAATGGGAAGTTTAGAACTTGCTCCTAACTTAATTGAAAATATTGAACACTAGTAATAAAGAGATGAACAAGACAAGTATAGTGAGCTGATCAGAGATTTTCTCTAACCTTAGTCTCCTTGATTTTAATGAGAAGTTCTCTCTGAGCTTCAAAAGCCTCCTCAACAATCTTACTAACATCCAAAACTTGTCCTCCGATCTTCTCTGCAGCACTCAAAACCTTCGAAAGAAACTGCGACCGTAGATCGTCAAATGCAATAATCGACGGATCTAAAACCGCCGTACCATCGCCACCTGCCACGACGGAACCGCCGGAACGGAAGCCGGTGGCTGATAACGCCTCCAGCCGCGCCACCGCCGATTCCAATCGCTGTACCAATTTCTCCTCCATTGGCAATGCGAAGGTTCCGATTACTTCTATCTGTTTCTAGAAGCTTATAGATCTATAATTGGAATTTAACGCAATAGATCTGGTTGTGTTTGATGTGGGAGAAAGTGTTTTTACGTCTGTGAGAAATGTGTATTTATATGTTTGTTAAAGGTGTTGAATAGGAAATGCTGAAAGGAGAAGAGTGCACATTCGGCATACACGTGTCAGATAAGTAGGGACTTATGACTTCTTATGCGTTGTAATTCCTCTGTTAGTTCTGGTACTTGTggtgtttttatatttttggaggactaaaaatatttacaaacttAAAAAACTCGTAAATGTTCagacataattttaatttcaaatcaatctaAATTTATATTACGGAAAATAATCAACAATatccctgaactatttaaaatgaattaaaaatatctttcatttgttttttggctcaaatctatcattttattatttttgaagctcaaaaatacccctccactaatttttaactcaaaaatacccttctctctAATAAAATGCCACCAAATATGCCACGTGAATAAAAAAAGTCACTTGATCAGTCCACGTCAACAAACACACATGAAAAATCACGTCATTTAATCCATCTAACCatcaatccatttttttttttaatttaaaagacCCAAACTCCacccatattaaaaaaaaaaaatgacccaagaggaaaaaaattaaagaatttgatTGCTTATTTTTCATGTAACGGATTCAGATATTTCGAATTGGTCAAGGCGAAAGATGAGGAAAAAATTAGGTCCTTAAATTGTTGATTCGAAAGAATCGGATTTTAATCGAGTCGACCCTAAACAATTGGATGCTCAAATAGTTGACTCAATTTCCAAGAGCTCGGATTGCTACTGGATGTCCTATCTGAATTTGTCTAATGAGGAGCCTGATTATAGTGAGAGGAATGGTAGTTTGGAGATGAAATTGGAATTTGGAGAGTGAAAGTTTAGTTGCAATGTAGAACAATCACAAGTTGATGAGGTCAAGAATTGTTCGAGTGAGTCTCGTAACtttgaaaatgtaaaataatgaaatataaggATGGTATgaggaaaaaattgaataattgaattttttgaatatggATCGGATCagatttttaaatagaataaaatgggTTAATTGTTAGGTGGATTAAATGGAGTGATTTTTCACGTGTATGTTGACGTGGATTGATTAAGTAACGTTTTTTTAATCTACGTGTACTTGGTGGCATTTTGTTAGTGAAGagtatttttaagctaaaaaataaacaaaggggtatttttgaatcaaaaaattaatagaaGGGTATTTTTAAGACAAAAAACAAATAGGCGGATATTTTGTagccaaaaaacaaacaaatgatatttttgatccatttcgaATAGTTCAGggtatttttgatcattttctatttatattacgtTCAAATGAGCCTCAAAAGTTGACGTCATATTATGTAAATACGTATTTACCGTTCATCAAAAACTTGAATAGTATGAGTTAGTGTaaatatgtatttactctatGTTGTTGTGGTTCATctgaaatagtttttttttttgttaataacaAATACTATTGGATTAATAAACTTAAGTAGCTAATACAAGAGGTTTGTGGGGTTTCCCATTAGTACTATCAAATCAATCTGATTTCATATTATGTCCAAATGAGCGTTAAAAATTGACGTCATATTATGTAAATAAGTACTTACCGTACATTAAAAACGTAAATAGTACCCCTTccgttttattttatgtgtcgccatttctTTTTTGATTCGTCCCAAAAAGAGTGTCGTCTCTCCTTATTTAATAACTATTTAATGATATTATTCTCATTTTGTCATTAGTGGATCTCACTTATTAAGAAAAgtcaataaaaaagtaaatattaaaataactttaaaagggACAATCTTGTAAACTGTATAAagtcatcacttatttcttaaatttcgtgtctGGTCAAATGGCGACATGGGACGGAGGTAGTATGAGTTAGTGTaaatatgtatttactctatACTATTGTGATTCATCTGgaatactacttttttttttgttaataataTTAGATTAATTAACTTAAGTAGCTAATACAAGAGGTTCGTGGGGTGTCCCATCAGTACTATGGGCTGCATCTTGGCCAGCTAAATTGTTACTATTAAAAATCACATCTTTTCTAGGAAAAGTAGTTTCTAAGATGTCGTTGTCACATGTACTGCTGCATTCATTAGATGAACTTTCAAATTTTGTGGCTGATCAAAAACTAAAGACATAGCCCCCTCCTTTGCTAGACAGACAGTCACTCAATTATGTTCTGTGCATATGTGGTTGAGAACTGAAGCTCCCAGCATTTGCTTCATAGATCTGCATTCGAAGACAATATTGTTATAGGGAGGATGATCATTTTCAAGCATGTGATTGGCCTTAATTGAGTCGGTGTTAATCTCTAGGGGGCTATAATTTTTAGCTATAGCTATTATTAAACCTTCAAGAATTGTTATAAGCCTGGCTTGGTTGGAGATTACATGAGCACATGCTTTGATATAGCCCAACTCCCAAGCTCCCAGGTGGTTCCTAAAGACGCCTCCAATCCCTCCAGAGGCGAATCTAGAATGGAtcataacttataatttttaccaCTAGACCAATAACATACTTTGTTTgtgggttcccaacttataattcttatatattaactatttttttcaatataaattcaagaaccGTACGAAAGTTATGGGTTCCCAGGAACCAGCACGTAAAGCTGTGCATCCGCCCCTGAATCCCTCCTTTTCCTGGTTGATTTTTGACAGCTCCATCAGTGTTGAGCTTGTAGGATCCTGGGTTAGGAGGTTTCCATTCTGGTGGATGATAGTAGTAATCTTGTTTTTCCTCATGTCCTTTGTCCATCAAGAAATGGTATTCAGTGGCTTAGTGGAGTGTAGCTTCTACGGAGATGAGATTGTTTTTGTTATTAAACAAATTCACGTTTCTGTTTAGCCAAATGTTTCATAGGCTAGAAGGGACTTCAGTCTCCCAGCCTAACCATCTTCTGTAACTTGTAAGCCTTATCCCTAAGAAAGATCCCAAGTGTTAAGCCAATTATCAAATAGTGATGGTTGTGGATCAAAGTTTTGGATTGAGGAACTACCAGCAGCTAGTGCCATCAGAAGCTTGATGCTTTGCGGAAGGAGAAGAAGATGTGGTTGATATCTTCCTCGTGCAGGTTACATTGGAGGCAAAGGGGACGGAGCAAAATGTGAAgcttgaaaattcaaaatagaaaGAATGTTGCTGACATATAAAACACACCACAAAAAAAGGTATAAGCATTTTAGGAAACCAAACGCATTTGGTTATTTTTCAGTTTTAAGCATACCTCATAGATCAATCTAAATGTCCTTGTAAAAGTCTCCTATAGCAAATTCTTAAATTACTATGCATTGTTGAAATTTTACGTCTACGCCATGCTTAGTGGCGTTTGGTGATTGCAAGGCATAAAAGGTTTTTTCATCTTTGGTTGTTTTCATTTTACTCGCCTCTAACTTGTTTTAATCTCTATAATGAAAAGTACATGTCCATTACATGTATCTTCCTCTGGTATTTTCTTATCCGACTGGGATGTTATAGTCTAATGGTTTAGTACTTAAAAAAGTCCTTTTATGTGGAGTTAATTTCATGAATTACATTGTGGTTATATGATAATGTTTAGCGACTTCCTATGATACTAAGACAAAATTGAGTAAATTTTTcgttacaaaaatataatttaataaccTTAATGCAATGAAGTCCAAATTATTTTGAACTTCCACGTCTCTATCTCTAAAGTATGCAGACACTATCCCTTCCAAATCCGACTCTTTGGGattacattgggtttgttgttattgttaatgCAATAAATGATCATCATTTGATGACCTTGTAAACATAGGAACCacgatgtaaaaaaaaaaagaccttgTTGAAAACGAGAATAAAgtacacaaaaattaaatgtGCCAATAAATATGGACCCAAAGTTTTACTCATTTCATTCTCGTGAATGAGGAATTGAATACCAGGAGCCTTAACTTGAATTTCCCAAGTCATGACTACATTCATTACAATTTACAGCAAGAAGCAAGTGATAGTAGGCACGGTAACAAACAGTAAACTGGCTTCAAGTAAAACTAGCTTGTAAATAACTAAGATAATGCAAGTGTTTTTCCCGAGTCAATACAAGGACATTGTGTAGTGTAACTATGTTTATATACAAAATTGACCAAGATATATAGCCTACATAGGCAATAAGCACAGCTCAGGACACAAAATTAATACCGTAGGAAACAACAAACTGGGACTGAGCGGAAATGATTCGAAAGAATATACATACTAAAATACCCTGTATAACTCTTCATCCCAAAATAAAGGGTTATCATCTTCCTCTAGGTTTCTGATCATCATCACCTGCCCCATTCTTAGTAGCTAGTTGAAGTCTATTGATACCGGCTAAACGTGGATTTAGAGGACCTTCCTGGACTAGTCGAGGTTcctgaagaagagaaaaaaatcatttcaaaaaCGGATTACAAGGGAAAAAAGAGTTCACTACACCATATAAATCCAATGATCGTGAATCAACAAAATAAGGAGCTAATGCGTGCTCTCTTCCCCCAACCCCCACAACACCACCCCTGCCAAAAAAAGGTCAAAACCAAGCTATTCAGAAATTGAATCTGATGTTTCCTTATTGAAGGgagggggagagagagagagagagagattcagATTCAGACTCCTAGTATACCTCTAATCACTTATCGATACTGTAAATTTATATGTGTAtttaatgtaaagaaaaaaatgatttataCCAAAGAAACATGAAAAAGCCAAGAGCCGATGCACACTATAGTCTGGCGGCTCTAGTAATGTTTCAAGATTTGGCAATGAATTTGCTATTGGTGTTTTTGATACTGGGCCATACTAAGGTAAGTGAACATACTGAAACCTAGTTGGTTGCACCCACCACTCTAATTCTAACTGA is a window from the Capsicum annuum cultivar UCD-10X-F1 unplaced genomic scaffold, UCD10Xv1.1 ctg78656, whole genome shotgun sequence genome containing:
- the LOC124894956 gene encoding cyclase-associated protein 1-like translates to MEEKLVQRLESAVARLEALSATGFRSGGSVVAGGDGTAVLDPSIIAFDDLRSQFLSKVLSAAEKIGGQVLDVSKIVEEAFEAQRELLIKIKETKKPDNSGLVEFLKPLNDVIVKATKMTEGRRSDFFNHLKSAVDSLSALAWIAYIGKDCGMSMPIAFVEESWQMAEFYNNKVIRSFSSSDSPPNCSLCWLKESFTCIYRTWTKLGGEGTLVLLSPNFWHGVVVFRCFPFFMD